The Pseudomonadota bacterium genome includes a region encoding these proteins:
- the lon gene encoding endopeptidase La, with translation MATYEPGSEPAEARQPTPVLSLRDVVVYPHMVIPLFVGRDRSVRALEECMNVDKRILLITQKNPEVESPAPDDLFGCGTMATILQMLRLPDGTTKVLVEGVERVRVLELDDSQDYLAARWQPLDAAEEDDPRALEVTTRSLVGLFEQYVKLSRKVPPELLTTLSGIEDPSRLADTIAAHLSVRIEDKQQVLEIASVRKRMEHLMGLIESEIEVLKLEKRIRGRVKTQMEKSQREYYLNEQMKAIQKELGDLDESGNDLGDLEAKIEKSGMPKEALEKARSEFNKLKMMSPMSAEATVVRNYLDWMLMLPWKKRSKISHDIKAAEEILEADHYGLERVKERILEYLAVQKRVKKLKGPILCLVGPPGVGKTSLGRSIARATGRKFIRMSLGGVRDEAEIRGHRRTYIGSMPGRILQNLGKAGTRNPLFMLDELDKMSMDFRGDPSSALLEVLDPEQNNTFSDHYLEVDFDLSEVMFVATANSLNIPPPLLDRMEIIRIPGYTEDEKLNIARRYLLPKQLEQHGLEAGELTLSQAAIIDIIRHYTREAGVRNLEREIAKICRKVVKELSLDDALNKRQVTVQNLDKYLGVRRHRYGRAEEQNEIGQVTGLAWTEVGGELLQIEAAAVPGKGKLTQTGQLGEVMQESTQAALSVVRSRARALGIPEDFHQNRDIHIHVPEGATPKDGPSAGIAMVTALVSVLTGVPVRADVAMTGEITLRGKVLPIGGLKEKLLAALRGGIRLVLIPEENEKDLVEIPQRIKKDLDIRPVTWIDEVLDLALVQSPQSDVAVDVESPAGNQKTSESGVRAH, from the coding sequence ATGGCCACTTACGAACCCGGTTCCGAACCCGCCGAAGCACGGCAGCCCACGCCGGTGCTGAGCCTGCGCGATGTCGTGGTCTATCCGCACATGGTCATCCCGCTGTTTGTCGGGCGTGACCGCTCCGTGCGCGCGCTCGAGGAGTGCATGAATGTCGACAAGCGTATCCTGCTGATCACGCAGAAGAATCCGGAGGTCGAATCGCCGGCCCCCGACGATCTGTTCGGGTGCGGGACCATGGCCACGATCCTGCAGATGCTGCGTCTGCCCGACGGCACCACCAAGGTGCTGGTCGAGGGGGTCGAGCGGGTACGTGTACTCGAGCTCGACGACAGCCAGGATTACCTGGCGGCACGCTGGCAGCCTCTCGATGCGGCCGAGGAAGACGATCCGCGCGCCCTGGAGGTGACCACGCGCAGCCTGGTCGGGCTGTTCGAGCAGTACGTCAAGCTCAGCCGCAAGGTGCCGCCAGAGCTGCTGACCACGCTGTCGGGCATCGAGGACCCGAGCCGGCTGGCTGACACCATTGCGGCCCACCTGTCGGTACGAATCGAAGACAAGCAGCAGGTTCTGGAGATCGCCTCGGTGCGCAAGCGCATGGAGCATCTCATGGGGCTGATCGAGTCCGAGATCGAAGTGCTCAAGCTCGAAAAGCGGATTCGTGGACGGGTCAAGACCCAAATGGAGAAGAGCCAGCGCGAGTATTACCTCAACGAGCAGATGAAGGCGATCCAGAAGGAGCTTGGCGACCTGGACGAGTCCGGCAACGATCTGGGCGATCTCGAAGCCAAGATCGAAAAATCCGGCATGCCCAAGGAGGCGCTGGAGAAGGCCAGAAGCGAGTTCAACAAGCTCAAGATGATGTCGCCGATGTCAGCCGAGGCCACAGTGGTGCGCAACTACCTGGATTGGATGCTGATGCTGCCGTGGAAAAAACGCAGCAAGATCAGTCATGACATCAAAGCCGCAGAGGAAATTCTCGAAGCCGATCACTATGGCCTGGAGCGGGTCAAGGAGCGCATTCTCGAGTACCTGGCCGTGCAGAAGCGGGTCAAGAAACTCAAGGGGCCGATCCTGTGCCTGGTCGGGCCGCCGGGCGTGGGCAAGACCTCACTGGGCCGCTCGATTGCCCGGGCCACCGGCCGCAAGTTCATCCGGATGAGCCTCGGTGGCGTGCGCGATGAGGCCGAAATCCGCGGCCACCGGCGCACCTATATCGGTTCGATGCCGGGCCGGATCCTGCAGAACCTGGGCAAGGCGGGTACACGCAATCCGCTGTTCATGCTCGACGAGCTTGACAAGATGTCGATGGATTTTCGCGGCGACCCCTCGTCGGCGCTGCTTGAGGTGCTCGATCCCGAGCAGAACAACACCTTCAGTGATCATTACCTGGAGGTCGACTTCGACCTGTCGGAGGTGATGTTCGTGGCCACGGCAAACTCGCTCAACATTCCGCCGCCGCTGCTGGATCGGATGGAAATCATTCGAATTCCCGGCTACACCGAAGACGAAAAGCTCAATATTGCCCGGCGCTACCTGCTTCCCAAGCAGCTCGAGCAGCACGGCCTGGAGGCTGGCGAACTGACGCTGAGCCAGGCGGCGATCATCGATATCATCCGGCACTACACGCGCGAGGCCGGGGTGCGCAACCTGGAGCGCGAGATTGCCAAGATCTGCCGGAAGGTGGTCAAGGAGCTCAGCCTGGACGACGCACTGAACAAACGCCAGGTGACCGTTCAGAACCTGGACAAGTACCTGGGCGTGCGTCGCCATCGCTACGGTCGCGCCGAGGAGCAAAACGAGATCGGGCAGGTCACCGGCCTGGCCTGGACGGAGGTTGGCGGGGAACTGCTGCAGATCGAGGCGGCTGCCGTGCCCGGCAAGGGCAAGCTAACCCAGACCGGCCAGCTGGGCGAAGTCATGCAGGAATCCACCCAGGCGGCACTGTCGGTTGTTCGTTCGCGGGCCCGTGCCCTTGGCATTCCGGAAGACTTCCACCAGAACCGGGACATCCACATTCACGTACCCGAAGGTGCCACGCCCAAGGACGGGCCGAGCGCCGGTATTGCGATGGTCACCGCGCTGGTGTCGGTGTTGACTGGTGTTCCGGTCCGGGCCGACGTGGCCATGACCGGTGAAATCACGCTGCGCGGCAAGGTGCTGCCGATCGGCGGGCTCAAGGAAAAACTGCTGGCCGCGCTGCGCGGCGGGATTCGCCTGGTACTGATTCCCGAAGAGAACGAGAAGGATCTCGTCGAGATTCCCCAGCGCATCAAGAAAGACCTCGACATTCGGCCGGTCACCTGGATCGATGAGGTGCTGGACCTGGCGCTGGTCCAGTCGCCGCAAAGCGATGTGGCGGTGGATGTAGAATCGCCGGCCGGCAATCAGAAAACCAGTGAATCGGGCGTGCGCGCGCACTGA
- a CDS encoding HU family DNA-binding protein, protein MNKSELVDSIANNAGLSKADAQRALDATIESITKALKKNDTVSLVGFGTFSVKNRAARTGRNPATGEAIKIKASKTPSFKAGKGFKDAIK, encoded by the coding sequence ATGAATAAATCTGAACTGGTTGATAGCATTGCCAACAACGCAGGCCTGTCGAAAGCTGATGCCCAGCGCGCCCTGGACGCCACCATCGAATCGATCACCAAGGCACTGAAGAAAAACGACACCGTTTCCCTGGTCGGTTTTGGCACCTTCTCGGTCAAGAACCGCGCTGCACGTACCGGCCGTAACCCGGCGACCGGCGAAGCGATCAAGATCAAGGCCTCGAAGACGCCTTCATTCAAGGCTGGCAAAGGTTTCAAAGACGCGATAAAATAG
- a CDS encoding enoyl-ACP reductase, with translation MGMLEGKKALIVGVASPRSIAWGIAEAMHREGAELTFTYQNDKLLSRVRKIADQTGSELVLPLDVASDEQIDEVFAAIGQHWGGLDIIVHAVGFAPREQLEGEFADVIDREGFRVAHDISAYSFPALARAGRHLMKDRRAAMLTLSYLGAVRAMPSYNVMGLAKASLEASVRYLAHGLGSDGIRVNGISAGPIKTLAASGVSKLRAMLDHVQQTAPLRRNVTTEDVGNAAAFLCSDLAAGITGEMTYVDCGYNIVGMAGLD, from the coding sequence ATGGGCATGCTCGAAGGCAAGAAAGCCTTGATCGTCGGCGTCGCCAGCCCCCGCTCCATCGCCTGGGGCATCGCCGAAGCCATGCACCGCGAAGGTGCGGAGCTGACTTTTACCTACCAGAACGACAAGCTGCTGTCGCGCGTCCGGAAAATCGCCGACCAGACGGGCTCAGAGCTGGTACTGCCGCTGGATGTCGCCAGCGACGAACAGATCGACGAGGTCTTTGCCGCGATCGGGCAGCATTGGGGTGGACTCGATATCATCGTGCATGCTGTCGGCTTCGCGCCACGCGAACAGCTCGAAGGCGAATTCGCCGACGTCATCGACCGCGAGGGATTCCGGGTAGCTCACGACATTTCAGCCTACAGCTTCCCGGCACTTGCCCGCGCCGGCCGCCACCTGATGAAGGACCGCAGGGCCGCCATGCTCACTCTGAGTTATCTGGGCGCGGTTCGCGCCATGCCCAGCTACAACGTCATGGGCCTGGCAAAAGCCTCGCTGGAAGCCTCGGTGCGCTACCTCGCCCATGGACTGGGCAGCGACGGCATTCGCGTCAACGGCATTTCGGCCGGACCGATCAAGACCCTGGCGGCATCGGGTGTGTCGAAACTGCGCGCCATGCTCGATCACGTCCAGCAAACCGCGCCATTGAGGCGCAACGTCACGACCGAGGATGTCGGCAACGCTGCCGCCTTCCTGTGCTCTGATCTGGCTGCCGGCATCACCGGCGAGATGACCTACGTCGACTGTGGCTACAACATCGTCGGCATGGCTGGACTGGACTGA
- a CDS encoding TetR/AcrR family transcriptional regulator: protein MSASENPASVPASGRDRLLEAAAAEFAESGYAGSSIAVIAARACVSKSTVFHHFASKEELYIAVIGNAVDDFGQRIDQALTEEPTGQSALKRFQLEHLKHLENHRQVARLILRELQDPALEGRKPLIMELLSRNFARLVRHLEQQQGGGRLRADIDCQVAALIMFAANAFYFQHADDLAQLPEQGFRGDGRAFSSAVIDILYNGLAPNAPDGDNA from the coding sequence ATGTCTGCCAGTGAAAACCCTGCCAGCGTGCCCGCCTCCGGGCGGGATCGACTGCTCGAAGCGGCCGCGGCCGAGTTTGCCGAAAGCGGCTACGCGGGCAGCTCGATCGCGGTCATTGCCGCGCGTGCCTGCGTGAGCAAATCCACGGTGTTTCATCATTTTGCCTCCAAAGAAGAGCTCTACATCGCGGTGATCGGCAATGCCGTGGACGACTTCGGCCAGCGCATCGACCAGGCCCTGACCGAGGAGCCCACTGGCCAGTCGGCGCTGAAGCGCTTCCAGCTTGAGCACCTCAAGCACCTCGAGAATCACCGCCAGGTGGCTCGTCTGATCCTGCGCGAGCTACAGGACCCGGCGCTGGAAGGGCGCAAGCCGCTGATCATGGAGCTGCTTTCGAGAAATTTCGCGCGCCTGGTCCGCCACCTGGAGCAGCAGCAGGGCGGTGGCAGGCTTAGAGCCGATATCGACTGTCAGGTCGCGGCACTGATCATGTTCGCGGCCAACGCCTTTTATTTTCAGCACGCCGATGACCTGGCCCAGCTGCCCGAGCAGGGTTTCCGCGGCGATGGCCGGGCGTTTTCCAGTGCCGTGATCGATATTCTCTACAACGGCCTCGCGCCAAACGCCCCCGACGGAGATAACGCATGA
- a CDS encoding efflux RND transporter periplasmic adaptor subunit yields the protein MNLRLPIVLLLALFLAACSESEQSSSSERATPITATAATERQVERIERAIGRLRANTAPAVAAETGGRIIAIHADAGDSVAAGDPLAEIDAQVQRIAASVARAEIRRLEAMLDNERRRVRRLSDLAEQQSVAQDQLDEARTGVESLEAQLESARSRLEDAEYNLQRTQITSPVNGSVQARLISEGDFVSPGVRVFELVSSAALQAFVPLPEHLQDQVGLGQPVRLWVPAQPDNKVMATVTDLRPAVGEGSRAIELIVDIDNPGSWRPGGSVTADVILEQHEGVVVPPTSVVHRPSGQVVYVLDGERVIERSVSVGLRGDGWMEIVEGIEGGERVAVDGAGFLTDGAKVTVQSDGESS from the coding sequence ATGAACTTGAGACTGCCCATTGTCCTGCTGCTCGCCCTGTTCCTGGCGGCCTGCAGTGAATCCGAACAATCATCGTCGAGCGAGCGTGCGACGCCGATCACGGCCACCGCGGCCACGGAGCGCCAGGTCGAGCGCATCGAACGTGCCATCGGGCGCCTGCGTGCCAACACTGCTCCGGCAGTGGCGGCTGAAACCGGCGGTCGGATCATTGCCATTCATGCCGATGCCGGCGATAGCGTCGCGGCCGGCGACCCGCTCGCCGAGATCGATGCCCAGGTTCAGCGCATTGCTGCCAGCGTTGCGCGGGCGGAAATTCGCCGCCTCGAGGCCATGCTGGACAATGAACGCCGGCGCGTGCGCCGCCTCAGCGACCTGGCCGAACAGCAGTCGGTGGCCCAGGACCAGCTCGACGAGGCCCGCACCGGCGTCGAATCGCTCGAAGCCCAGCTCGAATCCGCCCGCTCGCGTCTGGAAGACGCCGAATACAACCTGCAGCGCACGCAGATCACCAGCCCGGTCAACGGCAGTGTCCAGGCACGCCTGATCAGCGAGGGCGATTTCGTCAGCCCCGGCGTCAGGGTCTTCGAGCTGGTTTCGTCCGCTGCGCTGCAGGCCTTCGTGCCGCTGCCCGAGCATCTCCAGGACCAGGTCGGGCTTGGCCAGCCGGTGCGGCTGTGGGTTCCGGCCCAACCGGACAACAAGGTCATGGCCACGGTTACGGATCTGCGTCCGGCGGTCGGCGAAGGCTCGCGCGCAATCGAACTGATCGTCGATATCGACAACCCGGGCAGCTGGCGTCCCGGCGGTTCTGTGACCGCCGATGTCATCCTGGAGCAGCACGAAGGTGTGGTCGTGCCGCCGACCAGCGTCGTGCACCGTCCGTCCGGTCAGGTGGTCTACGTGCTCGACGGCGAGCGCGTCATTGAGCGATCAGTGAGCGTCGGACTGCGCGGTGATGGCTGGATGGAAATCGTCGAGGGTATCGAGGGCGGCGAGCGGGTGGCGGTCGACGGCGCCGGTTTCCTGACCGACGGCGCGAAAGTGACCGTGCAGTCGGACGGTGAATCGTCATGA
- a CDS encoding efflux RND transporter permease subunit, whose translation MTLPELSIRRHVLAYMISAVMVLFGLIGFRDIGVDRFPEIEFPLVSVTTVLPGASPEIVDSSITNIIESSVNSVPGIDFIQSNSAPGVSQVLVTFNLAKDIDVAFNEVQAKVNQVLRELPDDADPPVVAKVEAGASAIMWIALQGDRTLQQLNQYANNTIRKRLETIDGVGEVQIGGRRARTIRVEIDLDRMAALGVTAQDVRTAFATEHVQFPGGFLVSGETESLVKLDLEYHSPLALEDMVVRHVNGAPIQLSDFAEVVDGLADYRSIARFMGDPTVGLGIVKIAGTNTVAIVEEVKRRLDEEIIPQLPPGMTIKIASDDSELIKEIVQALEEHLLEGTLLAALVVLFFLRTWRGTIIIALAIPVSLLAAVAAIYMLGYTFNTMTLLGLLLLIGVVVDDAIVVLENIYRFREEVTPDPIEAAIGGSNQVFFAIIATTLTLVSIFASVIFLGGIIGRFFESFAVTVTVGVLASAVVALTLTPMLSSRFLRVRRAGEAHGRVYHAFDRLFEGMNDFYHRVLDWTLGHRWGVLGIAGLIVLSSGYFLVDIDKEFVPEEDEGRFVVSFRAPLGTGIEATNDYLRQIEAVLGSHEEIRTYFTAIGLGSAGEVNRGIAFVRMVERDKRDLSQQVFLDRIRGELAGIPGVLAFAAPPSIVGGQRGDPLQFVVTGPDLERVAGLAEDMRARLEEVDGMGRLDLDLQLNLPQLDIEVDRVRVAEAGLSSADVAFAVNMLVGGVDIARYNDEPGDGERYDIRVKAADGQITRPAGLNRIYLRSNSGELVRFDALATAVETVGPAVITRFDLKYSANFFGNPEIPLGEAVDAIDRAATDILPLGYTVAYKAQAREFQQTVQSVLFAFVLAIILVFIVLASQFNSFIQPLVVMTAQPLAVIGGILLLWLTGHSLNIYSMIGMVLLVGLVAKNSILLVDLTNQFREQGQDVDEALRNACPIRLRPVLMTSLTVILALTPPALGLGAGADTNGPLAVAVIGGMLSSTLLTLVVVPAAYSLIERRFGHARTLEATTTEN comes from the coding sequence ATGACCCTGCCGGAGCTATCGATTCGCCGGCATGTGCTGGCCTACATGATCTCGGCGGTGATGGTGCTGTTCGGCCTGATCGGCTTCCGCGACATTGGCGTCGACCGTTTTCCCGAAATCGAGTTTCCGCTGGTCTCGGTGACGACCGTGCTGCCCGGCGCCAGCCCTGAAATCGTCGACTCAAGCATCACCAACATCATCGAGAGTTCGGTCAACAGCGTGCCCGGCATCGATTTCATCCAGTCGAACTCCGCGCCCGGCGTTTCCCAGGTGCTGGTGACCTTCAATCTGGCCAAGGACATCGACGTGGCCTTCAACGAGGTCCAGGCCAAAGTCAACCAGGTGCTGCGCGAGCTACCCGACGATGCCGATCCGCCGGTCGTGGCCAAGGTCGAGGCCGGCGCCAGCGCCATCATGTGGATCGCGCTGCAGGGGGATCGCACCCTGCAGCAGCTCAACCAGTACGCCAATAACACCATCCGCAAGCGCCTCGAGACCATTGACGGTGTCGGCGAGGTGCAGATCGGCGGCCGGCGCGCCCGTACCATTCGGGTCGAGATCGATCTCGACCGGATGGCGGCGCTGGGCGTGACCGCCCAGGACGTGCGCACGGCCTTCGCCACCGAGCACGTGCAGTTTCCGGGCGGCTTCCTGGTCTCGGGCGAGACCGAGTCGCTGGTCAAGCTCGACCTCGAGTACCACTCGCCGCTTGCGCTCGAGGACATGGTTGTGCGCCACGTCAATGGTGCGCCGATACAGCTGTCCGACTTCGCCGAGGTTGTTGACGGCCTGGCCGATTACCGTTCCATTGCCCGGTTCATGGGCGACCCGACGGTCGGGCTGGGCATCGTCAAGATCGCCGGCACCAACACGGTGGCCATCGTCGAGGAGGTCAAGCGGCGACTCGACGAGGAGATCATCCCGCAGCTGCCGCCGGGCATGACGATCAAGATCGCCTCCGATGACTCGGAGCTGATCAAGGAAATTGTCCAGGCGCTGGAGGAGCATTTGCTTGAAGGCACGCTGCTGGCCGCCCTGGTGGTTCTGTTCTTCCTGCGAACCTGGCGCGGCACGATCATCATCGCCCTGGCCATTCCGGTTTCGCTGCTGGCCGCCGTGGCCGCCATCTATATGCTCGGCTACACATTCAACACCATGACCCTGCTTGGGCTGCTGTTGCTGATCGGGGTGGTCGTCGACGACGCCATCGTCGTGCTCGAGAACATCTATCGCTTCCGCGAAGAGGTCACCCCCGACCCCATCGAGGCGGCAATCGGCGGCTCCAACCAGGTCTTTTTCGCCATCATCGCCACGACGCTCACGCTGGTGTCGATCTTCGCCTCGGTGATCTTTCTGGGCGGCATCATTGGTCGCTTCTTCGAGTCCTTTGCCGTGACCGTTACCGTCGGCGTGCTGGCCTCGGCCGTGGTCGCCCTGACGCTCACGCCCATGCTCAGCTCCCGCTTTTTGCGCGTGCGCCGGGCCGGCGAGGCGCACGGGCGCGTCTATCACGCCTTCGATCGGCTCTTCGAGGGCATGAACGATTTCTATCACCGGGTGCTCGACTGGACGCTCGGCCACCGCTGGGGCGTGCTCGGCATTGCCGGCCTGATCGTGCTCAGTTCCGGCTACTTCCTGGTCGACATCGACAAGGAATTTGTCCCTGAGGAAGACGAGGGCCGTTTCGTGGTGTCGTTTCGGGCACCGCTGGGCACGGGGATCGAGGCGACCAATGACTACCTGCGCCAGATCGAGGCGGTGCTCGGCTCGCACGAGGAGATCCGCACCTACTTCACCGCCATCGGCCTGGGTTCGGCCGGCGAGGTCAATCGCGGCATCGCCTTCGTGCGCATGGTCGAGCGCGACAAGCGCGACCTCTCCCAGCAGGTCTTTCTCGACCGCATCCGCGGTGAGCTGGCCGGTATTCCCGGCGTACTGGCTTTCGCCGCGCCGCCGTCGATCGTCGGAGGCCAGCGCGGCGACCCGCTGCAGTTCGTCGTCACCGGCCCGGATCTCGAGCGCGTCGCCGGCCTGGCCGAAGACATGCGCGCACGGCTGGAGGAGGTCGACGGCATGGGCCGCCTGGACCTGGACCTTCAGCTTAACCTGCCACAGCTCGATATCGAGGTCGACCGGGTGCGCGTTGCCGAGGCCGGGCTGAGCTCGGCCGACGTCGCCTTTGCCGTCAATATGCTCGTCGGCGGCGTGGATATCGCCCGCTACAACGATGAGCCGGGCGACGGCGAACGCTACGATATCCGGGTCAAGGCCGCAGACGGTCAGATCACGCGGCCGGCCGGCCTCAATCGCATCTACCTGCGCTCGAACTCGGGCGAGCTCGTGCGTTTCGACGCCCTGGCCACGGCCGTCGAAACCGTCGGCCCTGCGGTGATCACGCGCTTTGATCTCAAATACTCGGCGAACTTCTTCGGCAACCCCGAGATACCCCTGGGCGAGGCGGTCGACGCCATTGACCGGGCCGCCACCGACATTTTGCCGCTGGGCTATACCGTGGCCTACAAGGCGCAGGCACGGGAGTTCCAGCAAACGGTACAGTCGGTGCTTTTCGCCTTCGTGCTGGCGATCATCCTGGTCTTCATCGTGCTGGCCAGCCAGTTCAACTCATTCATTCAGCCGCTGGTCGTGATGACCGCGCAGCCGCTGGCGGTCATCGGAGGCATTCTGCTGCTGTGGCTGACCGGCCATTCACTCAATATCTACTCGATGATTGGCATGGTGCTACTCGTGGGCCTGGTGGCGAAGAACTCGATTCTTCTGGTGGACCTGACCAACCAGTTCCGCGAGCAGGGTCAGGACGTCGACGAGGCCCTCCGGAACGCCTGCCCGATCCGGCTGCGCCCGGTGCTGATGACCTCGTTGACGGTCATCCTGGCGCTGACGCCGCCGGCGCTCGGGCTTGGCGCCGGAGCCGATACCAACGGGCCGCTGGCCGTGGCCGTCATCGGTGGCATGCTCAGCTCGACACTGCTCACCCTGGTGGTCGTGCCGGCAGCCTACTCACTGATCGAGCGCCGCTTCGGCCACGCCCGAACCCTGGAAGCGACGACAACGGAGAACTGA
- a CDS encoding NAD(P)H-dependent oxidoreductase encodes MRLIIVSGSLRAASYNTRLARLLAGVAGEGVKAEAVTLHGIPLYNGDDEAASGIPEAVESLRGKIKAADGLVLVTPEYNAGMPGVFKNALDWLTRPGSEMKPTFGGRPTALAGATPGAWGTAFAQAGALINLRQLGCHLFPDYLRISNAGDRFNGDAADDQLVEQAAGWLQGFVGFAGGA; translated from the coding sequence ATGCGCTTGATCATCGTCTCGGGCAGCCTGCGGGCCGCCTCCTACAACACCCGGCTGGCCCGGCTGCTGGCCGGCGTGGCCGGCGAAGGCGTGAAAGCGGAAGCCGTCACCCTGCACGGCATCCCGCTCTACAACGGCGATGACGAGGCCGCCAGCGGCATTCCCGAGGCGGTCGAGAGCCTGCGCGGGAAAATCAAGGCCGCTGACGGCCTGGTGCTGGTCACGCCCGAGTACAACGCCGGCATGCCCGGCGTGTTCAAAAACGCGCTCGACTGGCTCACGCGCCCGGGCTCGGAAATGAAGCCCACCTTCGGCGGTCGGCCGACGGCCCTGGCCGGCGCAACGCCGGGCGCCTGGGGCACGGCTTTTGCCCAGGCCGGTGCGCTGATCAACCTGCGCCAGCTCGGCTGTCACCTGTTCCCGGACTACCTGCGCATCTCGAACGCCGGTGATCGTTTCAACGGCGATGCCGCCGATGACCAGCTCGTCGAGCAGGCCGCGGGGTGGCTGCAGGGTTTTGTCGGCTTTGCCGGCGGTGCGTGA
- a CDS encoding ribonuclease D, with the protein MPRSSLSTAPPPHSAAESTATVEAAALVDSLQGLQSAAGAWRDRAVVGVDTEFVRERTFFARPGLIQLSDGGSAWLLDAVALPNMPALADLLSNRQCTKILHSVGEDLDVLHRVSGQWPEPLFDTQIAAAMLGMPLQCRYEHLVAECFDVKLAGGQARSNWCKRPLPERLLRYAAEDVVWLPRLHQHLTAELERRDRLGWLEEDCQRLVDDARSAGTVSPLERVRGAGRLDTGTLAWLDALAQWRESAAIEHDLPRRFVISDEHLIELAEAARAGRATAAIRALPDKLRQRHGEALRQCLASVKPDDFERPVAMTALNAEQRQLVSAAQQAVRDLAGELDVDPALIASKKELTRLVRGERPAWLAGWRGAVLADRLPSGTIHTASCPGSSAG; encoded by the coding sequence ATGCCCAGATCCTCATTATCAACCGCTCCGCCCCCGCATTCAGCGGCCGAATCAACCGCCACTGTCGAGGCCGCAGCCCTCGTCGACTCACTCCAGGGGCTGCAGTCGGCCGCCGGCGCCTGGCGCGACCGGGCTGTTGTCGGCGTCGACACCGAGTTCGTGCGTGAGCGCACGTTTTTCGCCCGGCCCGGCCTGATCCAGCTCAGCGACGGCGGCAGCGCGTGGCTGCTTGACGCAGTCGCGCTGCCGAACATGCCGGCGCTGGCCGATCTGTTATCCAACCGGCAATGCACCAAGATACTGCACAGCGTTGGTGAGGATCTGGACGTTCTGCACCGGGTCAGCGGCCAGTGGCCGGAGCCGCTGTTCGATACCCAGATCGCCGCTGCCATGCTGGGCATGCCGCTGCAGTGTCGCTACGAACACCTGGTGGCAGAATGTTTCGACGTCAAGCTCGCCGGCGGACAGGCACGCAGTAACTGGTGCAAGCGGCCATTGCCCGAGCGACTGCTGCGCTATGCGGCTGAAGACGTGGTCTGGCTGCCCCGCCTGCACCAGCACCTGACAGCCGAGCTTGAACGGCGAGACCGGCTCGGCTGGCTGGAAGAAGACTGCCAGCGTCTGGTTGACGATGCACGCAGCGCCGGCACGGTTTCACCGCTGGAGCGAGTGCGCGGCGCCGGGCGGCTCGACACCGGGACGCTGGCCTGGCTGGACGCCCTGGCGCAATGGCGGGAGTCAGCCGCAATCGAGCACGATCTGCCCCGGCGCTTCGTGATCAGCGACGAGCATCTGATCGAGCTGGCCGAGGCCGCGCGCGCCGGCCGTGCCACAGCGGCCATTCGGGCGCTGCCCGACAAGCTGCGCCAGCGTCATGGTGAGGCGCTGCGGCAATGTCTGGCGTCGGTCAAGCCCGACGACTTCGAACGACCGGTCGCGATGACCGCCCTGAACGCTGAACAGCGCCAACTCGTCAGCGCCGCCCAGCAGGCAGTGCGGGACCTGGCAGGCGAGCTGGATGTCGACCCGGCCCTGATTGCCAGCAAGAAGGAACTGACCCGCCTGGTTCGCGGTGAACGCCCGGCCTGGCTTGCCGGCTGGCGCGGCGCTGTGCTTGCCGATCGCCTGCCTTCTGGTACCATTCACACGGCCTCATGCCCCGGTAGCTCAGCAGGATAG